One genomic window of Melanotaenia boesemani isolate fMelBoe1 chromosome 20, fMelBoe1.pri, whole genome shotgun sequence includes the following:
- the LOC121630675 gene encoding synaptosomal-associated protein 23-like isoform X2, producing MPQNIELGATGGAPKQDSSNMEDMTVEQMAIRANQVTDESLESTRRMLQMAEESKQTGINTMVMLDQQGEQLRNVEQGMDQINQDMRQAEKNLTDLSKCCGLCVCPCDRVSSIENDSRYKRTWGTGGTEGEGDTNGSNVVSRQPSSAARNGQTVQVNASAPTGPYIKRVTNDAREDEMEENLEAVGSIIGNLKKMAVDMGGEIDKQNVQIDRVTDKADMNKLRIDEANQRANKLIK from the exons AT GCCTCAGAATATTGAGCTTGGTGCCACAGGAGGGGCCCCCAAACAGGACAGCAGCAACATGGAGGACATGACTGTGGAGCAGATGGCAATCAGAGCCAACCAAGTGACTGATGAG TCACTGGAAAGCACACGGAGGATGCTACAGATGGCAGAGGAG agCAAACAGACTGGCATCAACACCATGGTGATGCTTGACCAACAAGGAG AACAACTGAGGAACGTAGAACAGGGCATGGACCAGATCAACCAGGACATGAGACAGGCTGAGAAAAACCTGACTGACCTGTCCAAGTGCTGTGGCCTCTGCGTCTGCCCCTGTGACAG ggTTTCATCAATTGAGAACGACTCACGTTACAAGCGCACCTGGGGTACTGGAGGAACTGAGGGTGAAGGTGACACCAATGGCTCAAACGTAGTGTCAAGACAGCCTTCAAGTGCTGCTCGCAATGGTCAAACAGTCCAGGTGAACGCCTCGGCACCAACTGGTCCGTACATCAAGAG GGTAACCAACGATGCACGCGAGGATGAAATGGAGGAGAATCTTGAGGCAGTCGGCAGCATCATTGGCAACCTGAAGAAAATGGCTGTTGACATGGGTGGCGAAATAGACAAGCAGAACGTACAGATTGACCGTGTCACTGATAAG gCGGACATGAACAAACTACGCATCGATGAAGCAAACCAGAGAGCCAACAAGCTCATCAAATAG
- the LOC121630675 gene encoding synaptosomal-associated protein 23-like isoform X3, with the protein MEDMTVEQMAIRANQVTDESLESTRRMLQMAEESKQTGINTMVMLDQQGEQLRNVEQGMDQINQDMRQAEKNLTDLSKCCGLCVCPCDRVSSIENDSRYKRTWGTGGTEGEGDTNGSNVVSRQPSSAARNGQTVQVNASAPTGPYIKRVTNDAREDEMEENLEAVGSIIGNLKKMAVDMGGEIDKQNVQIDRVTDKADMNKLRIDEANQRANKLIK; encoded by the exons ATGGAGGACATGACTGTGGAGCAGATGGCAATCAGAGCCAACCAAGTGACTGATGAG TCACTGGAAAGCACACGGAGGATGCTACAGATGGCAGAGGAG agCAAACAGACTGGCATCAACACCATGGTGATGCTTGACCAACAAGGAG AACAACTGAGGAACGTAGAACAGGGCATGGACCAGATCAACCAGGACATGAGACAGGCTGAGAAAAACCTGACTGACCTGTCCAAGTGCTGTGGCCTCTGCGTCTGCCCCTGTGACAG ggTTTCATCAATTGAGAACGACTCACGTTACAAGCGCACCTGGGGTACTGGAGGAACTGAGGGTGAAGGTGACACCAATGGCTCAAACGTAGTGTCAAGACAGCCTTCAAGTGCTGCTCGCAATGGTCAAACAGTCCAGGTGAACGCCTCGGCACCAACTGGTCCGTACATCAAGAG GGTAACCAACGATGCACGCGAGGATGAAATGGAGGAGAATCTTGAGGCAGTCGGCAGCATCATTGGCAACCTGAAGAAAATGGCTGTTGACATGGGTGGCGAAATAGACAAGCAGAACGTACAGATTGACCGTGTCACTGATAAG gCGGACATGAACAAACTACGCATCGATGAAGCAAACCAGAGAGCCAACAAGCTCATCAAATAG
- the LOC121630675 gene encoding synaptosomal-associated protein 23-like isoform X1 has translation MNGPQNIELGATGGAPKQDSSNMEDMTVEQMAIRANQVTDESLESTRRMLQMAEESKQTGINTMVMLDQQGEQLRNVEQGMDQINQDMRQAEKNLTDLSKCCGLCVCPCDRVSSIENDSRYKRTWGTGGTEGEGDTNGSNVVSRQPSSAARNGQTVQVNASAPTGPYIKRVTNDAREDEMEENLEAVGSIIGNLKKMAVDMGGEIDKQNVQIDRVTDKADMNKLRIDEANQRANKLIK, from the exons ATGAATGG GCCTCAGAATATTGAGCTTGGTGCCACAGGAGGGGCCCCCAAACAGGACAGCAGCAACATGGAGGACATGACTGTGGAGCAGATGGCAATCAGAGCCAACCAAGTGACTGATGAG TCACTGGAAAGCACACGGAGGATGCTACAGATGGCAGAGGAG agCAAACAGACTGGCATCAACACCATGGTGATGCTTGACCAACAAGGAG AACAACTGAGGAACGTAGAACAGGGCATGGACCAGATCAACCAGGACATGAGACAGGCTGAGAAAAACCTGACTGACCTGTCCAAGTGCTGTGGCCTCTGCGTCTGCCCCTGTGACAG ggTTTCATCAATTGAGAACGACTCACGTTACAAGCGCACCTGGGGTACTGGAGGAACTGAGGGTGAAGGTGACACCAATGGCTCAAACGTAGTGTCAAGACAGCCTTCAAGTGCTGCTCGCAATGGTCAAACAGTCCAGGTGAACGCCTCGGCACCAACTGGTCCGTACATCAAGAG GGTAACCAACGATGCACGCGAGGATGAAATGGAGGAGAATCTTGAGGCAGTCGGCAGCATCATTGGCAACCTGAAGAAAATGGCTGTTGACATGGGTGGCGAAATAGACAAGCAGAACGTACAGATTGACCGTGTCACTGATAAG gCGGACATGAACAAACTACGCATCGATGAAGCAAACCAGAGAGCCAACAAGCTCATCAAATAG